A single genomic interval of Nonomuraea rubra harbors:
- a CDS encoding type I polyketide synthase yields the protein MTKIAIVGMACRYPDAASPRELWENAVAGRRAFRRLPDSRMRLEDYWNPDPAAPDTFYARTAAVIEGYTFDRLGHRIAGSTYRSTDLTHWLALDMAGRALADAGFPEGGGLPRARTGVVIGNTLTGEFTRANVMRLRWPYVRRTLAAALKEQGWDDDRLATFLAGYEQVYKDPFPPVDEDTLAGGLANTIAGRICNHYDLHGGGYIVDGACSSSLLSVVTSAKALSDGELDVAVAGGVDLSIDPFEVIGFAKTGALAKGEFRLYDRHSNGFWPGEGCGIVVLMREADALAAGHRVYATVAGWGISSDGKGGMTRPEVKGYRLALERAYERAGFGIETVSLFEGHGTGTAIGDATELTALSQSRAAADPAAPPAAVGSIKGMIGHAKAAAGVAGLIKAAMAVHEQVLPPTIGCVDPHPVLSEEPAALRVLRQAEPWPDGRPLRAGVTAMGFGGINTHVVLEAEAPRRRMSSRTRALATAQQDAELFLFDAASWEELRGQVAEAAAFVPAVSYAQLGDLAGTLRGRLRGLPYRAAAVVASPEDAERQLGRVLTALDSGESELFTPDGKAWLRRAAARPRVGFLFPGQGSGRGTGGGALRRRLPCVDELYRTAALPATGDMVATSVAQPRIATGSIAGVRALSALGIEAEVGVGHSLGELSALCWAGAMDEHALLRVAGKRGKAMERHSDSGTMAGLRAGPEIARRLIGDLPVVIAGYNSPGQTVVAGPVDAIDQVGQAATREGLTWTRLNVSHAFHSPLVAPAAQALEEALDGERFTPPARRVVSTVTGTELNGGTDVTALLLRQITAPVLFSQAVRVAADGLDLLVEVGPGRVLSGLAGELTDVPAVALDTDSESLTGLLGVVAAAHVSGVAVEHEELFHGRLVHPLELGTEFSFFASPAESAPKPVVKAAPVARPVAKDEPARQSAERTGESTTDLLRRLAAERVELPLELVTADSKPLDGLHLSSVTVMHILDQATQHLGMPAVQLPNVATATLGELGEALDRLAAEPRDQRARGVAAAATWVRPFTVDLDELPVPRRVAKEQQGRWELFAPAGSGLGQPLREALEQEKVGSGVLVCLPPHCAMEDLEQALLGAKAALSAGPGTRFVLVQHGRGAAGLAKTLHLEAVGLRTTVVQVPQAPEVIGPEVIGKVVAEVAATSDFSEVHYDAGGVRRVPTLRAMPAAQEREEHPLTPDDVLLVTGGGKGITAECAIAMAGSPPGGAAGSAAGGDSGGAPGGAKLALLGRSDPAQDEELAANLRRMTESGLTVHYVRADAADPAQVRQAVEEAERVLGPVTAILHGAGYNAPAGIAGLGPDDFARTFAPKVDGLRNVLAAVDPARLRLLVTLGSIIGRAGLQGEAHYATANEWLADLTAETGAANPGCRSLCLEWSVWSDVGMGERLSVVDRLTEQGITPIPVEQGVQIMRRLVTDPATEGVVVISGRTEGVATVRRDEPELPLLRFVGTPLVRYHGVELVSEVELNAGTDLYLADHLLDGNLLFPAVIGMEAMSQVACAATGRQETPVIERAAFSRPIIVPPEGSTTLRIAAAATGDDTVAVTIRSAETGFEVDHFSAELRFDAGPCPEGPPGQIPDGLPPVALEPDTDLYGQVLFQGSRFQRLRRYHRAAARHVDADLAVEQDGSWFAGYLPGELLLGDPGMRDALMHGNQVCVPDATLLPTGIDRVRPGGRTLDDLDEVRYCAAERSRDGDTYVYDIAVRTKTGELVERWEGLRLQAVRKQDGRGPWAAPLLGPYVERRLADLVGADVAVVAEPGDDLTDLAHDRLHTTPPAPTATPNGAAPTGTLNGATTLAGTPNGATASAGTPHGNSALAHVPGLTLCVAAAQPVACAITPVGGGAQAPGHAEPEEQAAAHASLAERIAAQAGESGDVAAARVRAALACLRTAELPAGELPELHADAGDGWVVLVTAGARIATLATTVRGLNDPVVVAVLTEGRS from the coding sequence ATGACGAAGATCGCGATAGTCGGCATGGCCTGCCGCTACCCCGACGCCGCCTCCCCGCGCGAGCTGTGGGAGAACGCCGTCGCCGGGCGCAGGGCCTTCCGCCGGCTGCCCGACAGCCGCATGCGGCTGGAGGACTACTGGAACCCCGATCCGGCCGCGCCCGACACCTTCTACGCCAGGACGGCCGCGGTCATCGAGGGCTACACCTTCGACAGGCTGGGGCACCGGATCGCCGGCAGCACGTACCGTTCCACCGACCTCACCCACTGGCTCGCGCTGGACATGGCCGGCCGCGCCCTGGCCGACGCCGGCTTCCCCGAGGGCGGCGGGCTGCCGCGGGCCCGCACGGGCGTCGTCATCGGCAACACGCTGACCGGCGAGTTCACCCGCGCCAACGTCATGCGGCTGCGCTGGCCGTACGTCAGGCGCACGCTCGCCGCCGCGCTCAAGGAGCAGGGCTGGGACGACGACCGGCTGGCCACGTTCCTGGCCGGGTACGAGCAGGTCTACAAGGACCCGTTCCCGCCCGTGGACGAGGACACGCTCGCCGGCGGGCTGGCCAACACCATCGCCGGGCGCATCTGCAACCACTACGACCTGCACGGCGGCGGCTACATCGTGGACGGCGCCTGCTCCTCCTCGCTGCTGTCGGTCGTCACCTCGGCCAAGGCGCTCAGCGACGGCGAGCTGGACGTGGCCGTCGCCGGCGGCGTCGATCTGTCCATCGACCCGTTCGAGGTGATCGGGTTCGCCAAGACCGGCGCGCTGGCCAAGGGCGAGTTCCGGCTCTACGACCGGCACTCCAACGGGTTCTGGCCCGGCGAGGGCTGCGGCATCGTGGTGCTGATGCGCGAGGCCGACGCGCTGGCGGCCGGGCACCGGGTCTACGCCACGGTCGCCGGGTGGGGCATCTCCTCCGACGGAAAGGGCGGCATGACGCGGCCCGAGGTCAAGGGGTACCGGCTGGCGCTGGAGCGCGCGTACGAGCGGGCCGGGTTCGGCATCGAGACCGTGTCCCTGTTCGAGGGGCACGGCACGGGGACGGCCATCGGCGACGCGACCGAGCTGACCGCGCTGTCGCAGTCCAGGGCCGCCGCGGACCCGGCGGCGCCGCCGGCGGCCGTCGGCTCCATCAAGGGCATGATCGGCCACGCCAAGGCGGCGGCGGGGGTGGCCGGCCTCATCAAGGCCGCCATGGCCGTGCACGAGCAGGTGCTGCCGCCGACCATCGGCTGCGTCGACCCGCACCCCGTACTGTCCGAGGAGCCCGCCGCGCTGCGGGTGCTGCGCCAGGCCGAGCCGTGGCCCGACGGCCGCCCGCTGCGCGCCGGCGTCACCGCCATGGGGTTCGGCGGCATCAACACCCACGTCGTCCTGGAGGCCGAGGCTCCCAGGCGGCGGATGTCCAGCAGGACCAGGGCGCTGGCCACCGCCCAGCAGGACGCGGAGCTGTTCCTGTTCGACGCGGCCTCCTGGGAGGAGCTGCGCGGCCAGGTGGCCGAGGCGGCCGCGTTCGTGCCCGCCGTCTCCTACGCCCAGCTCGGCGACCTGGCCGGGACGCTGCGTGGCAGGCTGCGCGGCCTGCCGTACCGGGCGGCGGCGGTCGTCGCCTCGCCCGAGGACGCCGAGCGGCAGCTCGGGCGGGTGCTGACGGCGCTCGACTCGGGCGAGAGCGAGCTGTTCACGCCGGACGGCAAGGCGTGGCTGCGCCGCGCCGCGGCCAGGCCCCGCGTGGGCTTCCTCTTCCCCGGCCAGGGCTCGGGACGCGGGACGGGCGGCGGCGCGCTGCGCAGGCGCCTGCCGTGCGTGGACGAGCTCTACCGGACGGCCGCCCTGCCCGCCACCGGCGACATGGTGGCCACCTCGGTCGCCCAGCCGCGCATCGCCACCGGCTCCATCGCCGGCGTCCGCGCCCTGTCCGCGCTCGGCATCGAGGCCGAGGTCGGCGTCGGGCACAGCCTGGGCGAGCTGTCCGCCCTGTGCTGGGCCGGCGCGATGGACGAGCACGCGCTGCTGCGCGTGGCGGGCAAGCGCGGCAAGGCCATGGAACGGCACAGCGACTCCGGCACGATGGCCGGGCTGCGGGCCGGGCCCGAGATCGCGCGCCGGCTGATCGGCGACCTGCCCGTGGTGATCGCCGGATACAACTCGCCCGGCCAGACCGTCGTGGCAGGCCCCGTGGACGCGATCGACCAGGTCGGGCAGGCCGCCACGCGCGAGGGCCTGACCTGGACCAGGCTCAACGTCTCGCACGCCTTCCACTCGCCGCTGGTGGCCCCCGCCGCGCAGGCGCTGGAGGAGGCCCTGGACGGCGAACGGTTCACGCCGCCGGCCCGCCGCGTGGTCTCCACGGTCACCGGCACCGAGCTGAACGGCGGCACCGACGTCACCGCGCTGCTGCTGCGCCAGATCACCGCGCCCGTGCTGTTCTCCCAGGCCGTACGGGTCGCCGCCGACGGGCTCGACCTGCTCGTCGAGGTGGGGCCGGGACGGGTGCTCAGCGGCCTGGCCGGAGAGCTCACCGACGTGCCGGCGGTCGCGCTGGACACCGACTCCGAGTCGCTGACGGGGCTGCTCGGCGTGGTCGCCGCCGCCCACGTGAGCGGCGTGGCCGTCGAGCACGAGGAGCTGTTCCACGGCCGCCTCGTCCACCCCCTGGAGCTCGGGACGGAGTTCTCGTTCTTCGCCAGCCCCGCGGAGTCCGCGCCGAAACCCGTCGTCAAGGCGGCGCCCGTCGCCCGGCCCGTTGCCAAGGACGAGCCGGCGCGGCAGAGCGCGGAGCGGACCGGCGAGTCCACCACGGACCTGCTGCGCCGCCTGGCCGCCGAACGCGTGGAGCTCCCGCTGGAGCTGGTCACCGCCGACAGCAAGCCGCTGGACGGCCTGCACCTCAGCTCCGTCACCGTCATGCACATCCTCGACCAGGCCACCCAGCACCTCGGCATGCCCGCCGTGCAGCTGCCCAACGTGGCCACCGCCACCCTGGGCGAGCTCGGCGAGGCGCTGGACAGGCTCGCGGCCGAGCCGCGCGACCAGCGGGCCCGCGGCGTCGCCGCCGCGGCCACGTGGGTGCGGCCGTTCACCGTCGACCTGGACGAGCTGCCGGTGCCCCGGCGGGTGGCCAAGGAGCAGCAGGGCCGGTGGGAGCTGTTCGCGCCCGCGGGATCCGGCCTCGGGCAGCCGCTGCGGGAGGCGCTCGAACAGGAGAAGGTTGGTTCAGGTGTGCTGGTGTGCCTACCGCCGCACTGCGCGATGGAGGACCTGGAGCAGGCGCTGCTCGGCGCCAAGGCCGCGCTCTCGGCGGGGCCCGGCACCCGGTTCGTCCTGGTCCAGCACGGCAGGGGCGCCGCCGGGCTGGCCAAGACGCTCCACCTGGAGGCCGTCGGGCTGCGCACTACCGTCGTGCAGGTACCGCAGGCGCCCGAGGTGATCGGGCCTGAGGTGATCGGGAAGGTCGTTGCCGAGGTGGCCGCCACCTCGGACTTCTCCGAGGTGCACTACGACGCCGGCGGCGTCCGGCGCGTCCCGACCCTTCGGGCGATGCCCGCCGCCCAGGAACGCGAGGAGCACCCGCTCACACCGGACGACGTGCTGCTGGTGACCGGCGGCGGCAAGGGGATCACGGCCGAGTGCGCGATCGCCATGGCCGGCTCTCCTCCGGGCGGCGCGGCGGGCAGCGCTGCAGGCGGTGACTCGGGCGGTGCTCCGGGCGGTGCCAAGCTGGCGCTGCTCGGCCGTTCCGACCCGGCCCAGGACGAGGAGCTGGCCGCGAACCTGCGCCGCATGACCGAGTCCGGCCTGACCGTCCACTACGTCAGGGCCGACGCCGCCGACCCCGCCCAGGTGCGGCAGGCCGTCGAGGAGGCCGAGCGGGTGCTCGGCCCGGTGACGGCGATCCTGCACGGCGCCGGCTACAACGCCCCCGCCGGCATCGCCGGCCTCGGCCCGGACGACTTCGCCCGCACGTTCGCCCCCAAGGTGGACGGCCTGCGCAACGTCCTCGCCGCGGTGGACCCGGCCCGGCTGCGCCTGCTGGTCACCCTCGGCAGCATCATCGGCAGGGCGGGCCTGCAGGGCGAGGCGCACTACGCCACCGCCAACGAGTGGCTGGCCGACCTCACCGCCGAGACCGGCGCGGCCAACCCCGGCTGCAGGAGCCTGTGCCTGGAATGGTCGGTGTGGTCCGACGTCGGCATGGGCGAGCGGCTGTCGGTGGTGGACCGGCTCACCGAGCAGGGCATCACGCCCATCCCCGTCGAGCAGGGCGTGCAGATCATGCGCAGGCTCGTCACCGACCCCGCCACCGAGGGTGTCGTGGTGATCAGCGGGCGCACCGAGGGCGTCGCCACCGTCAGGCGCGACGAACCCGAGCTGCCGCTGCTGCGCTTCGTCGGCACCCCTCTCGTCCGCTACCACGGGGTGGAGCTGGTCAGCGAGGTCGAGTTGAACGCCGGCACCGACCTCTACCTGGCTGACCACCTGCTCGACGGCAACCTCCTGTTCCCCGCCGTGATCGGCATGGAGGCCATGAGCCAGGTGGCGTGCGCCGCCACCGGCCGCCAGGAGACGCCCGTCATCGAACGGGCCGCCTTCTCCCGGCCGATCATCGTGCCACCGGAGGGGAGCACCACGCTCAGGATCGCCGCCGCAGCCACCGGCGACGACACGGTCGCCGTCACGATCCGCAGCGCGGAGACCGGCTTCGAGGTCGACCACTTCAGCGCCGAACTCCGCTTCGACGCCGGACCCTGCCCCGAGGGCCCGCCCGGCCAGATCCCGGACGGCCTGCCCCCGGTGGCACTCGAGCCCGACACCGACCTGTACGGCCAGGTGCTCTTCCAGGGCAGCCGCTTCCAGCGCCTGCGCCGCTACCACCGGGCGGCGGCCCGCCACGTGGACGCCGACCTCGCGGTGGAGCAGGACGGCTCGTGGTTCGCCGGATACCTGCCGGGCGAGCTGCTGCTCGGCGACCCCGGCATGCGGGACGCGCTGATGCACGGCAACCAGGTCTGCGTCCCCGACGCCACGCTGCTGCCGACCGGCATCGACCGGGTGCGCCCCGGCGGCCGCACCCTGGACGACCTGGACGAGGTGCGCTACTGCGCCGCCGAGCGGAGCAGGGACGGCGACACCTACGTCTACGACATCGCGGTACGCACCAAGACCGGCGAGCTCGTCGAGCGCTGGGAGGGCCTGCGTCTGCAGGCCGTCCGCAAGCAGGACGGCCGCGGTCCGTGGGCGGCACCGCTGCTCGGCCCGTACGTGGAACGGCGCCTCGCCGACCTGGTCGGCGCCGATGTCGCGGTCGTCGCCGAACCCGGCGACGACCTCACCGACCTCGCCCACGACCGCCTGCACACCACCCCACCCGCCCCCACCGCCACCCCGAACGGCGCCGCGCCCACCGGCACGCTGAACGGCGCCACCACGCTCGCCGGCACCCCGAACGGCGCCACCGCGTCCGCCGGGACGCCGCATGGCAACAGCGCGCTCGCCCACGTGCCGGGCCTGACGCTCTGCGTCGCCGCCGCGCAGCCCGTGGCCTGCGCTATCACGCCGGTCGGCGGCGGAGCGCAGGCGCCCGGGCACGCGGAGCCGGAGGAGCAGGCAGCCGCACACGCGTCGCTGGCCGAGCGGATCGCAGCGCAGGCGGGGGAGAGCGGCGACGTCGCCGCCGCCCGCGTCCGCGCCGCGCTGGCCTGCCTTCGCACCGCCGAGCTCCCCGCCGGCGAGCTGCCGGAGCTGCACGCGGACGCCGGCGACGGCTGGGTCGTGCTGGTCACGGCGGGCGCACGCATCGCGACCCTGGCGACCACCGTACGGGGCCTGAACGACCCCGTCGTGGTCGCCGTTCTCACCGAAGGGCGGTCATGA
- a CDS encoding acyl-CoA thioesterase: MTMEKYFEYRHTVGFEETNLVGNVYYVNYLRWQGRCREIFLKECAPEVLADLQDDLKLFTLKVDCEFFAEITAFDELSIRMRLIELAQTQLEFGFDYVRIGPGDGELLIARGRQRVACMRGPNTRTVPARVPPALVGALEPYAA, encoded by the coding sequence ATGACGATGGAGAAGTACTTCGAATATCGCCACACGGTGGGTTTCGAGGAGACCAACCTCGTGGGCAACGTCTACTACGTCAACTACCTGCGCTGGCAGGGCAGATGCAGAGAGATCTTCCTGAAGGAGTGCGCGCCCGAGGTGCTCGCCGACCTCCAGGACGACCTCAAGCTGTTCACCCTCAAGGTCGACTGCGAGTTCTTCGCGGAGATCACCGCATTCGACGAGCTGTCCATCAGGATGCGCCTGATCGAGCTCGCCCAGACCCAGCTCGAGTTCGGCTTCGACTACGTCAGGATCGGCCCCGGCGACGGCGAACTGCTCATCGCGCGTGGCCGGCAGCGGGTCGCCTGCATGCGGGGGCCGAACACCAGGACCGTACCGGCCAGGGTCCCGCCCGCCCTGGTCGGCGCGCTCGAACCGTACGCAGCCTAG